From Vreelandella neptunia, the proteins below share one genomic window:
- a CDS encoding agmatine deiminase family protein, which produces MTYRLLPEWYPQDGIQLTWPRPEGDWAPLLARIEATLERIVIATARYQRVLICVPDELTKQRLADTFHAYAVPAERLQLIVAPTDDTWARDHGPISVVDEDGQLVMLDYIFTGWGGKFPAEHDNRLTQWLADAGAWACPVASRNLVLEGGGIETDGEGTLLTTEACLLNPNRNPTLSRAEVEAQLGEDFGVDRVLWLANGHLEGDDTDSHIDTLARFCNPTTIAYVRCDDPNDPHYPALAAMEQELQAFRQRNGEPYRLIPLPWPQACFDPEDGHRLPATYANFLIINQAVLVPTYGDPADVTALSALAVAFPEHTLIPIECVSVIRQHGSLHCLTMQLPKGTLARGTPATTAIC; this is translated from the coding sequence ATGACGTATCGTTTGCTACCCGAATGGTATCCCCAAGATGGGATACAACTGACCTGGCCACGCCCAGAAGGCGATTGGGCGCCTCTGCTTGCCCGTATCGAAGCCACTCTCGAACGCATTGTGATTGCCACCGCGCGCTATCAGCGCGTGTTGATTTGCGTGCCAGACGAACTAACCAAACAGCGCTTGGCCGATACTTTTCACGCCTACGCTGTGCCCGCTGAACGCCTGCAGCTTATTGTCGCACCCACCGACGATACCTGGGCGCGGGATCATGGTCCGATCAGCGTGGTCGATGAAGATGGCCAATTAGTGATGCTCGATTACATTTTCACCGGCTGGGGTGGGAAATTTCCTGCTGAGCACGATAATCGCCTCACCCAGTGGCTTGCTGATGCAGGCGCTTGGGCATGCCCGGTGGCCTCTCGTAACCTGGTACTGGAAGGTGGTGGTATAGAAACCGACGGTGAAGGCACCCTGCTCACCACTGAAGCATGCCTGCTTAACCCCAATCGCAACCCCACTCTCTCTCGAGCAGAGGTAGAAGCGCAACTTGGCGAGGACTTCGGCGTTGACCGTGTTTTATGGCTTGCTAACGGCCATTTAGAGGGCGACGACACCGACAGCCATATTGATACCCTGGCTCGCTTCTGCAACCCAACTACCATCGCCTATGTGCGTTGTGACGACCCCAACGACCCGCACTACCCGGCCCTGGCGGCGATGGAGCAAGAGCTGCAGGCTTTCCGGCAACGCAATGGCGAACCCTACCGGCTTATTCCGCTGCCTTGGCCCCAAGCCTGCTTTGACCCGGAAGATGGCCACCGCCTGCCCGCCACCTACGCGAATTTCCTGATCATCAATCAGGCCGTACTGGTGCCTACCTACGGCGATCCGGCGGATGTCACCGCACTGAGCGCGCTAGCGGTTGCTTTTCCCGAGCACACGCTAATTCCGATTGAGTGTGTAAGCGTTATTCGCCAACATGGCAGCCTGCACTGTTTAACCATGCAGCTGCCAAAAGGCACGCTTGCCCGGGGCACGCCTGCCACGACCGCTATTTGCTAG
- a CDS encoding lipoprotein-releasing ABC transporter permease subunit, whose product MLDRLPFLVGLRYVRAKRRNHFISFISLTSMLGLMLGVAVLILVLSVMNGFDHELRTRILGMVPHAKIESRVGMVEWETLAEELMQRERVIGAAPYVEQQGMFSVGGRNQGAMVNGINPEWEDRVSIIGEHMRQGELTDLVPGEWHVVLGSMLARNLGVGVGDRVTLLVPEASITPAGVFPRLKRFTVSGIFSVGAELDANLAYANIEDMQTLARLGDAVGGLRLQLDDLFAASSETQAILNELGPEYRGSDWTFSQGNLFQAIQMEKRMIALLLTVIIAVAAFNIVSTLVMVVTDKRADIAILRTIGAKPSSIMGIFIVQGMAIGFIGIAIGVAVGVVLALTIADLIGWVEGTLGIQFLDAGVYFISDLPSRLQWNDVSRIVLAAFGLTFLSTLYPAWRAAKVQPADVLRYE is encoded by the coding sequence ATGCTTGATCGTTTGCCTTTTCTGGTGGGGCTGCGCTACGTGCGCGCTAAACGCCGGAACCACTTTATTTCGTTTATTTCGCTCACCTCGATGTTGGGGCTAATGCTTGGGGTCGCCGTACTTATTTTGGTGCTGTCGGTGATGAACGGCTTCGACCATGAGCTGCGCACGCGTATTTTGGGCATGGTGCCTCACGCTAAAATTGAGTCCCGAGTAGGCATGGTGGAGTGGGAGACATTAGCCGAAGAGTTGATGCAGCGCGAGCGGGTCATTGGTGCGGCGCCTTACGTTGAGCAGCAGGGTATGTTCTCCGTGGGTGGACGTAATCAGGGGGCCATGGTCAACGGTATCAACCCGGAGTGGGAAGACCGAGTGTCGATCATTGGTGAGCATATGCGCCAAGGTGAATTGACCGATCTGGTGCCCGGTGAGTGGCATGTGGTGCTGGGCTCAATGCTGGCACGCAACCTGGGCGTTGGCGTGGGCGATCGAGTGACGCTGCTGGTGCCTGAAGCATCGATTACCCCTGCGGGGGTCTTTCCGCGCTTAAAACGCTTTACCGTTAGCGGTATTTTTAGCGTCGGTGCCGAACTAGACGCTAATTTGGCTTACGCCAATATTGAAGATATGCAGACCCTGGCGCGCCTGGGTGATGCGGTTGGCGGGCTGCGTCTACAGCTGGATGATCTGTTTGCCGCCAGTAGCGAGACCCAGGCGATTCTCAATGAGCTTGGCCCGGAGTATCGGGGTAGCGACTGGACGTTCTCTCAAGGCAATCTTTTCCAGGCGATACAGATGGAAAAGCGCATGATCGCGCTGCTGTTGACGGTGATTATCGCCGTGGCGGCGTTTAATATCGTCTCGACGCTGGTCATGGTCGTCACCGATAAACGCGCGGATATCGCCATTCTGCGGACGATCGGTGCTAAACCGAGCTCGATTATGGGGATTTTTATTGTTCAGGGCATGGCCATCGGCTTTATCGGTATCGCCATTGGGGTAGCCGTGGGTGTGGTGCTGGCGCTGACCATTGCCGATCTGATTGGCTGGGTGGAAGGAACGCTGGGGATCCAGTTCTTGGATGCTGGGGTCTACTTTATTAGCGACCTTCCTTCTCGCCTGCAGTGGAATGATGTCAGTCGTATCGTTTTGGCCGCCTTTGGTCTGACGTTCCTGTCGACACTTTATCCCGCTTGGCGGGCGGCAAAAGTTCAGCCGGCGGATGTGCTGCGCTATGAATAA
- a CDS encoding ABC transporter ATP-binding protein, with translation MNSTAINSKPINTGPINTGQEAAVMLDCQSLTRTYSEGPQDLTVLDKLNLQVRAGERVAIVGSSGSGKTTLLNLLGGLDRPSEGRVIIAGEPLSGLNEAALGSFRNRYIGFVYQFHHLLAEFTALENAALPLIIRGQSKKAAEQRAMQILERVGMQPRADHKPGELSGGERQRVAIARALVTDPSLVLMDEPTGNLDQTTAATILALMDELAKESACAFVIVTHDVSLAAHQDRVLKLDAGKLVEQAPAL, from the coding sequence ATGAATTCGACGGCTATAAATTCTAAGCCCATCAATACTGGGCCCATCAATACTGGGCAAGAGGCGGCGGTAATGCTCGATTGTCAGTCGTTGACACGAACCTACAGCGAAGGCCCCCAGGATCTGACGGTACTGGACAAGCTCAATTTGCAGGTGCGCGCCGGGGAGCGGGTGGCCATCGTGGGCAGCTCGGGTTCGGGGAAGACAACACTACTAAATCTGCTGGGCGGTCTTGATCGCCCTAGTGAAGGCCGTGTGATTATTGCCGGTGAGCCGCTATCAGGGTTGAATGAAGCGGCGCTTGGCAGCTTTCGTAATCGCTACATCGGATTTGTGTATCAATTCCACCATCTGTTGGCGGAATTCACTGCACTCGAAAATGCGGCGTTACCGCTAATTATTCGCGGTCAGTCGAAAAAGGCGGCCGAGCAGCGGGCTATGCAGATACTCGAGCGGGTAGGCATGCAGCCGCGGGCGGATCATAAGCCGGGTGAGCTTTCCGGCGGGGAGCGTCAGCGCGTGGCCATCGCCCGGGCGCTGGTCACCGATCCTAGCCTGGTGCTGATGGATGAGCCCACGGGCAATCTGGATCAAACCACGGCGGCGACTATTTTGGCACTAATGGATGAACTGGCCAAAGAGAGCGCCTGTGCGTTCGTGATTGTGACCCATGACGTTAGCCTGGCGGCCCATCAAGACCGCGTGCTTAAACTGGATGCGGGTAAGTTGGTCGAGCAGGCCCCGGCGCTTTAA
- a CDS encoding carbon-nitrogen hydrolase translates to MSTTLTVAVVQQPAWPDKAQSLSASEEGIRSAATQGAQLVLLQELHATHYFCQFEDPALFDLAEPLDGPTGQRLAALAKELDIVLVGSLFERRAPGLYHNTAVVYDRAKGRVGQYRKMHIPDDPGFYEKFYFTPGDHDSARGEGFTPIETSVGRLGVLVCWDQWYPEAARLMALAGADLLLYPTAIGWDPNDDGEEKNRQKDAWTVIQRAHGVANGLPVLVANRVGFEADHSGVGDGIQFWGGSFVCGPQGELLAHAGEATEQLVVELDMARSENTRRIWPYLRDRRVDAYGDLTRRYRD, encoded by the coding sequence ATGTCGACAACGCTAACCGTCGCTGTTGTGCAGCAACCCGCGTGGCCAGACAAAGCCCAAAGCCTGTCAGCAAGCGAAGAAGGTATCCGTAGCGCCGCTACACAAGGCGCGCAGTTAGTACTGCTGCAAGAACTGCACGCCACCCACTACTTCTGCCAATTTGAAGACCCTGCCCTATTTGATCTGGCGGAGCCCCTCGACGGCCCGACCGGCCAACGTCTGGCGGCGCTCGCTAAAGAGCTGGACATTGTCCTGGTCGGCTCGCTATTTGAGCGCCGCGCGCCGGGGCTCTACCACAATACCGCCGTGGTCTATGACCGCGCCAAAGGTCGCGTCGGCCAGTATCGCAAGATGCACATTCCTGATGATCCTGGATTTTATGAGAAGTTTTACTTCACACCAGGTGATCATGACAGCGCTCGCGGAGAGGGCTTTACCCCGATCGAAACATCCGTGGGTCGCCTCGGCGTCTTGGTCTGCTGGGATCAGTGGTATCCCGAAGCCGCCCGGCTTATGGCGTTAGCCGGTGCCGATTTACTGCTCTACCCCACGGCAATCGGCTGGGATCCCAATGACGACGGTGAAGAAAAGAACCGCCAAAAAGATGCCTGGACAGTGATTCAGCGCGCCCACGGCGTGGCCAACGGTTTGCCTGTGCTAGTGGCCAATCGGGTTGGTTTTGAAGCGGATCACTCTGGAGTCGGCGATGGCATTCAGTTCTGGGGGGGTAGTTTTGTCTGTGGGCCGCAAGGTGAGCTATTGGCCCATGCGGGGGAAGCGACCGAGCAGTTAGTCGTTGAGCTTGATATGGCGCGCAGTGAAAATACCCGCCGTATCTGGCCTTACCTGCGCGATCGTCGTGTGGACGCTTATGGGGATCTGACTCGCCGCTACCGCGACTAG
- a CDS encoding Nudix family hydrolase has product MSIKVKRRVHVAAAAIISADQQQVLIARRPSNVDHGGLWEFPGGKLAPYETGLEGLKRELHEELGVEIVCAQPLIRVHHEYPDKHILLDVWQVHEFAGEPFGREGQAVRWVPMSELSNYPFPAANLPILRAVRLPTEYLITGEELDEARFDAFLERALREDKIRLVQLRAKQLDESAYLARAQRALTLCREHGARLLLNGEPTLLDHIDADGIHLTSERLMQLERRPIAESKWLSASTHNQTQLTQAAVLGCDFVSLSPLRTTPSHPEVFPLGWHDFQQLVERAGMPVFALGGMTRFDANHARAVGAQGIASIRDFWK; this is encoded by the coding sequence ATGAGCATAAAGGTAAAACGACGGGTTCACGTCGCAGCGGCAGCGATTATCAGCGCCGATCAACAGCAAGTACTGATCGCTCGTCGGCCATCGAACGTCGATCATGGCGGACTTTGGGAGTTTCCTGGCGGGAAACTGGCTCCCTATGAAACCGGTCTTGAAGGGTTAAAGCGTGAGCTGCACGAAGAGCTAGGCGTTGAGATTGTTTGTGCTCAGCCGTTGATTCGCGTCCACCATGAGTACCCCGACAAGCATATCCTGCTCGATGTATGGCAGGTGCATGAGTTTGCTGGCGAGCCCTTTGGTCGTGAAGGGCAGGCGGTGCGCTGGGTGCCCATGAGTGAGCTCTCCAACTACCCCTTCCCAGCGGCTAATTTGCCGATTCTGCGAGCGGTAAGGTTGCCTACCGAGTATTTAATTACCGGGGAAGAGTTGGATGAGGCGCGTTTCGATGCGTTTTTGGAACGCGCGCTGCGTGAAGACAAGATTCGTCTGGTACAGCTGCGCGCCAAGCAGTTGGATGAATCGGCTTATCTGGCCCGTGCCCAGCGTGCATTAACTCTGTGTCGAGAGCACGGTGCGCGACTGCTGCTCAATGGAGAGCCAACGCTGCTTGATCACATTGACGCCGATGGCATTCATCTGACCAGCGAGCGGTTGATGCAGCTTGAGCGTCGTCCGATTGCCGAAAGCAAGTGGTTGTCGGCATCGACCCACAATCAAACGCAGCTGACCCAGGCGGCGGTGTTAGGCTGTGATTTTGTTAGCCTTTCGCCGCTGCGCACCACGCCGTCACACCCGGAAGTATTCCCGCTCGGCTGGCATGATTTCCAGCAGTTGGTAGAGCGCGCAGGCATGCCAGTATTCGCACTGGGCGGTATGACGCGCTTTGATGCCAATCATGCCCGTGCCGTGGGTGCTCAAGGGATTGCCTCGATCCGCGATTTCTGGAAATAA
- the argJ gene encoding bifunctional glutamate N-acetyltransferase/amino-acid acetyltransferase ArgJ — MAVGNTPFPELPPLEGVRLGVAMAGIKKPDRRDVVVIELPETATVSGVFTRNAFCAAPVLVAKQHLEQCRAENRSPRFWLINTGNANAGTGEAGLRDARASCAELAKQAGVSEQDVLPFSTGVIGEPLPMERLLAGLAPALESLASDSVAWEHAGQGILTTDTRAKGASVAVEIGNQQVTINGITKGSGMIKPNMATMLGFVVTDATIEAPLLDRLLRETVDRSFNCITVDSDTSTNDACMLAATGTGPSIVDDEQIAVFSNALQRVMTELAQAIIRDGEGATKFVTLQVDEAKSRQEALDVAFTVAHSPLVKTALYASDANWGRILAAVGRAPVSDFDVNRVVIDLGDVRLVENGGRAAGYTEAAGSAVMAQSEITIRINLGRGEESATVWTSDLSHDYVSINADYRS; from the coding sequence ATGGCGGTTGGAAACACTCCCTTTCCAGAGTTGCCACCCCTAGAAGGGGTGCGCCTGGGGGTTGCAATGGCGGGTATCAAGAAGCCAGATCGCCGTGATGTGGTGGTGATTGAACTGCCCGAGACCGCGACGGTGTCAGGAGTCTTTACCCGTAATGCGTTCTGCGCAGCCCCCGTTTTGGTGGCCAAGCAACACCTAGAACAGTGCCGCGCAGAAAACCGTTCACCTCGCTTTTGGCTAATCAACACTGGCAATGCTAACGCAGGTACGGGTGAAGCAGGTTTGCGTGACGCAAGGGCTAGCTGTGCAGAACTGGCTAAACAAGCCGGTGTATCTGAGCAGGACGTTCTGCCGTTTTCAACTGGCGTCATTGGCGAGCCGCTGCCGATGGAGCGTCTGCTTGCGGGATTGGCACCGGCGCTTGAAAGTCTGGCCAGCGACAGCGTTGCCTGGGAACATGCGGGTCAAGGCATTTTAACCACCGATACTCGCGCCAAAGGTGCCAGTGTCGCGGTTGAAATAGGCAATCAGCAGGTAACGATTAACGGCATCACTAAAGGGTCTGGCATGATCAAGCCCAATATGGCGACCATGCTGGGTTTTGTGGTGACCGATGCAACTATTGAAGCGCCGCTGCTGGATCGACTGCTACGTGAAACCGTCGATCGCTCGTTTAACTGCATTACGGTGGACAGCGATACCTCCACCAATGACGCCTGTATGTTAGCGGCAACCGGCACTGGTCCTAGCATCGTCGATGATGAGCAAATAGCCGTTTTCAGCAACGCCTTGCAGCGAGTAATGACCGAACTGGCGCAGGCGATTATTCGCGACGGCGAGGGCGCGACGAAATTCGTAACCCTTCAGGTCGATGAGGCGAAAAGCCGTCAAGAGGCGCTTGACGTGGCCTTTACTGTTGCGCATTCACCGCTAGTCAAAACAGCGCTTTACGCTTCAGATGCTAATTGGGGACGTATTTTGGCCGCGGTAGGACGAGCGCCTGTAAGCGACTTTGATGTCAACCGTGTGGTGATTGATTTAGGCGATGTACGTCTAGTTGAAAATGGCGGGCGTGCTGCAGGCTATACCGAAGCGGCAGGCAGCGCCGTCATGGCCCAGTCAGAAATTACCATTCGCATTAACTTGGGGCGCGGCGAGGAAAGTGCCACGGTATGGACTTCCGACCTCTCCCATGACTATGTGTCTATTAACGCGGATTACCGCAGCTAG
- a CDS encoding DUF2062 domain-containing protein — MPRRFLQRYMPKPDTIRKQRSLRFMAPLIADPGLWLLTRRSVANAFSVGVFCAMLPIPFQMVVAALGARLTRCNLALSVGLVWITNPLTMPLIFYGNYWIGTFLLGAPVREAPSRISTRWIAEQMHDIMPPLIVGSLVTALILAIVVNIGIRLIWRWHVSHNWKRRRQIRRQRRVQIEAEFDDKV; from the coding sequence ATGCCGCGCAGATTCCTGCAGCGCTACATGCCCAAACCCGACACTATCAGGAAACAGCGCTCGCTACGCTTTATGGCACCGCTGATTGCAGACCCGGGTTTGTGGCTTTTAACTCGCCGAAGCGTTGCCAATGCATTCAGCGTGGGCGTGTTTTGCGCGATGCTGCCCATCCCCTTTCAGATGGTCGTTGCCGCGCTGGGTGCGCGCCTAACACGCTGCAATTTAGCCCTCTCTGTGGGCTTGGTATGGATTACTAATCCATTAACGATGCCACTGATTTTTTACGGCAACTACTGGATTGGCACCTTTCTGCTCGGCGCCCCTGTACGGGAGGCCCCCTCGCGTATTTCAACTCGCTGGATCGCCGAACAGATGCACGACATTATGCCGCCGCTGATCGTCGGCTCGTTGGTAACAGCGCTCATATTAGCGATTGTGGTCAATATTGGCATTCGCTTGATCTGGCGCTGGCACGTCTCCCATAACTGGAAACGCCGCCGCCAGATACGTCGGCAGCGGCGTGTGCAGATAGAAGCTGAATTTGACGATAAGGTTTAA